In Microbacterium sp. SLBN-146, one genomic interval encodes:
- the rfbB gene encoding dTDP-glucose 4,6-dehydratase, whose amino-acid sequence MERLLVTGGAGFIGSDFVHYVLTHTDKKVTVLDKLTYAGSLASLEGLPSERFEFVRGDICDTELVTDLFSRHDAVVHYAAESHNDNSLSGPAPFVQTNLVGTFTLLEAARATGIRYHHISTDEVYGDLELDDPERFTEDTPYNPSSPYSSTKAGSDLLVRAWVRSFGVQATISNCSNNYGPRQHVEKFIPRQITNVIDGVRPRLYGDGRNVRDWIHADDHSSAVLRILERGAIGDTYLIGADGEKSNRDVVEMILETMAQPADAYDLVVDRPGHDRRYAIDWSKLRDELDWQPEFRDFRAGLEATVAWYRDNEDWWRPQKAEAEAKYAIAGQ is encoded by the coding sequence ATGGAAAGACTCCTCGTGACCGGCGGCGCAGGGTTCATCGGATCGGACTTCGTCCACTACGTCCTCACCCACACCGATAAAAAGGTGACCGTCCTCGACAAGCTGACTTATGCCGGAAGCCTTGCCTCGCTCGAGGGGCTCCCGTCCGAGCGTTTCGAGTTCGTCCGCGGCGACATCTGCGACACGGAACTCGTGACAGATCTCTTCAGCCGTCACGACGCCGTGGTGCACTACGCCGCCGAGTCGCACAACGACAACTCGCTGAGCGGCCCGGCACCCTTCGTCCAGACCAACCTCGTCGGCACGTTCACGCTCCTGGAAGCAGCCCGCGCGACGGGCATCCGCTACCACCACATCTCGACCGACGAGGTGTACGGCGACCTCGAACTCGACGATCCCGAGCGGTTCACGGAAGACACCCCCTACAACCCGTCGAGCCCGTACTCGTCGACGAAGGCGGGCTCGGATCTGCTCGTCCGCGCATGGGTCCGTTCGTTCGGCGTCCAGGCCACGATCAGCAACTGCTCGAACAACTACGGGCCCCGCCAGCACGTCGAGAAGTTCATCCCGCGACAGATCACGAACGTCATCGACGGCGTACGCCCCCGCCTGTACGGCGACGGCCGCAACGTCCGCGACTGGATCCACGCCGACGACCATTCGTCCGCCGTCCTGCGCATCCTCGAGCGCGGCGCGATCGGCGATACGTACCTGATCGGCGCGGATGGCGAGAAGTCCAACCGCGACGTCGTGGAGATGATCCTCGAGACCATGGCCCAGCCCGCCGACGCCTACGACCTGGTGGTCGATCGCCCGGGCCACGACCGCCGTTACGCGATCGACTGGTCGAAGCTGCGCGACGAGCTTGACTGGCAGCCCGAGTTCCGCGACTTCCGCGCCGGCCTGGAGGCCACGGTCGCCTGGTACCGCGACAACGAGGACTGGTGGAGGCCGCAGAAGGCCGAAGCCGAGGCGAAGTACGCGATCGCAGGGCAGTGA
- the rfbA gene encoding glucose-1-phosphate thymidylyltransferase RfbA, producing the protein MRGIVLAGGTGSRLHPITLGISKQLVPVYDKPMIYYPLSTLMLAGIRDILIITTPHDAEQFERLLGDGSQFGISLTYAQQPSPDGLAQAFVIGEEHIGSDSAALVLGDNIFYGQGMGTRLRRYENLEGAAVFGYWVADPTAYGVVEFDESGRALTLEEKPEKPRSHYAIPGLYFYDNDVVEIAKSLTPSARGELEITDLNRVYLEHGRLQVEVLPRGTAWLDTGTFDSLSEATEFIRTVQKRQGLSIGSPEEVAWRLGFLSDDELRARAEPLVKSGYGRYLLEVLAQGHHS; encoded by the coding sequence ATGCGCGGCATCGTTCTAGCCGGTGGCACCGGCTCACGCCTCCACCCCATCACTCTCGGGATCTCGAAGCAGCTCGTCCCCGTGTACGACAAGCCGATGATCTACTACCCCCTGTCGACATTGATGCTCGCCGGCATCCGCGACATCCTCATCATCACCACGCCGCACGATGCGGAGCAGTTCGAGCGCCTCCTCGGCGACGGATCGCAGTTCGGCATCTCGCTCACGTATGCCCAGCAGCCTTCGCCGGACGGCCTCGCGCAGGCGTTCGTCATCGGCGAGGAGCACATCGGCTCGGACTCGGCTGCCCTCGTGCTCGGCGACAACATCTTCTATGGGCAGGGCATGGGAACACGCCTGCGTCGCTACGAGAACCTCGAGGGCGCGGCGGTCTTCGGCTACTGGGTCGCCGACCCGACGGCATACGGCGTCGTCGAGTTCGACGAGTCTGGTCGCGCGCTGACCCTCGAGGAGAAGCCCGAAAAGCCGCGCAGCCACTACGCGATCCCCGGCCTCTACTTCTACGACAACGACGTCGTCGAGATCGCCAAGAGCCTCACGCCCTCGGCGCGAGGAGAGCTCGAGATCACCGACCTCAATCGCGTCTACCTCGAGCACGGTCGACTTCAAGTCGAGGTTCTTCCGCGAGGAACCGCCTGGCTCGACACCGGCACATTCGACTCGCTCAGTGAGGCGACGGAGTTCATCCGCACCGTGCAGAAGCGGCAGGGCCTCTCGATCGGCTCACCCGAGGAGGTCGCGTGGCGTCTCGGCTTCCTCTCCGACGACGAGCTGCGCGCGCGTGCCGAGCCTCTCGTCAAGAGCGGCTACGGCCGCTACCTTCTGGAAGTGCTAGCGCAGGGTCATCACAGCTAG
- a CDS encoding ABC transporter permease codes for MDTTDRFARLAETPFTTTDARGLELPVRGGKFREIWERRDLLGLLVRRDLQARYRDSVLGFVWTLIRPIVQFLMYYLVLGQFLRAAEGIPQFAIFLFAGLTIYAFFAEAVQGSTTSILANAGLVKKIYLPREIFPLASVGAAGFMFLVQCLVLLGGAIIFQALPQPVAMLWFFPAVLLLLIYGLAFGILLSALNVYLRDVQYVTDVVIMLAMWGSPIVYAWTMVSDAFRTLGLPSWALEIYTNNPITLGVLAFRKAFWGAGTAADYPEDLMLRIGIAGAVGLVLLFISHRVFTRLQGNFAQEM; via the coding sequence TTGGACACGACTGATCGGTTCGCCCGGCTCGCCGAGACCCCCTTCACGACAACGGACGCGCGAGGACTCGAACTCCCCGTCCGCGGCGGAAAGTTCCGCGAGATCTGGGAACGTCGTGATCTGCTGGGGCTTCTCGTGCGGCGCGATCTTCAGGCGCGCTATCGCGACAGCGTCCTGGGATTCGTCTGGACGCTCATCCGCCCCATTGTTCAATTTCTCATGTACTACCTCGTCCTCGGGCAGTTCCTGCGTGCGGCCGAGGGTATTCCGCAGTTCGCGATCTTCCTCTTCGCAGGGCTGACTATCTACGCCTTCTTCGCTGAGGCGGTGCAGGGCTCCACGACGTCGATCCTCGCGAACGCGGGCCTCGTGAAGAAGATCTACCTTCCTCGCGAGATCTTTCCACTCGCGAGTGTCGGCGCGGCCGGCTTCATGTTCCTGGTGCAGTGCCTCGTCCTGCTCGGGGGCGCGATCATCTTCCAGGCACTGCCTCAGCCAGTCGCAATGCTGTGGTTCTTCCCTGCTGTGCTGCTGCTGCTCATCTACGGGCTGGCCTTCGGGATACTGCTCTCGGCGCTCAACGTCTATCTGCGCGATGTTCAGTACGTCACCGACGTCGTGATCATGCTGGCAATGTGGGGTTCTCCGATCGTCTATGCATGGACGATGGTGAGTGACGCGTTCCGAACCCTCGGACTCCCGTCATGGGCCCTGGAGATCTACACCAACAACCCGATCACGCTCGGTGTCCTCGCATTTCGAAAGGCCTTCTGGGGGGCAGGGACGGCGGCCGACTATCCCGAGGACCTTATGCTGCGCATCGGTATCGCAGGTGCGGTAGGCCTTGTTCTTCTGTTCATCTCGCACCGGGTGTTCACCCGGCTGCAGGGTAACTTCGCGCAGGAGATGTGA
- a CDS encoding NAD(P)-dependent oxidoreductase — protein sequence MPEHVLITGGAGFIGSALARRLADSNHRVTVLDSLVAQVHGDEPRTTSPLLRSLDGIADVRIGTVTSVEDLRSSLDGVTVVVHLAAETGTGQSMYEIDRYVDTNVGGTAKLLNILTNEPHTVRRIVVASSRSIYGEGAYRTASGDVVFPPHRSADDMAGGDFDVHMNGHDELTLIPTPETALLHPSSVYGITKQSQEALIMTTAPTIGIEPVALRYQNVYGPGQSLKNPYTGILSIFSTLIRQGKSINIFEDGQESRDFVYIDDVVEATFLACVASDAGGTVANIGSGVQTTVVDVVDALFRAFDTTVPVTISGNFRLGDIRHNVADTTRARELLGFEARVPFEDGIERFVAWVQSEPLETDGYERSLAEMAERKLLK from the coding sequence ATGCCCGAGCACGTCCTCATCACCGGCGGCGCCGGGTTCATCGGATCCGCGCTCGCGCGGAGGCTGGCAGATTCGAATCATCGGGTCACCGTCCTCGATTCCCTGGTCGCGCAGGTGCACGGGGACGAGCCTCGGACGACGTCTCCTCTCCTCCGCTCGCTCGACGGAATCGCCGACGTGCGCATCGGCACCGTCACGTCGGTGGAGGACCTTCGCTCATCGCTCGACGGCGTGACCGTAGTCGTGCATCTCGCGGCGGAGACCGGCACCGGGCAGTCGATGTACGAGATCGACCGCTACGTCGACACGAACGTGGGCGGCACGGCGAAACTCCTCAACATCCTGACGAATGAGCCGCACACCGTCCGGCGCATCGTGGTCGCGTCCTCGCGTTCGATCTATGGCGAAGGCGCCTACCGCACCGCGTCGGGTGACGTCGTATTCCCCCCGCACCGCTCGGCCGACGATATGGCGGGCGGCGATTTCGACGTCCACATGAACGGGCACGACGAGCTCACGCTCATCCCCACCCCCGAGACGGCGCTCCTCCACCCGTCATCCGTCTACGGGATCACGAAGCAGTCTCAAGAGGCGCTGATCATGACGACGGCGCCGACCATCGGCATCGAGCCGGTCGCGCTGCGGTACCAGAACGTCTATGGGCCGGGCCAGTCGCTGAAGAACCCCTACACCGGGATCCTCTCGATCTTCTCGACGCTCATCAGGCAGGGGAAGTCGATCAACATCTTCGAGGACGGCCAAGAGAGTCGCGACTTCGTCTATATCGACGATGTCGTCGAAGCGACGTTCCTCGCGTGCGTGGCTTCCGACGCCGGAGGCACGGTGGCCAACATCGGATCCGGCGTGCAGACGACCGTCGTCGACGTCGTGGACGCGCTGTTCCGCGCGTTCGACACGACGGTACCCGTGACGATCTCGGGCAACTTCCGCCTCGGCGACATCCGCCACAACGTCGCAGACACGACCCGCGCACGCGAACTCCTAGGATTCGAGGCGCGCGTCCCGTTCGAAGACGGCATCGAACGATTCGTCGCGTGGGTGCAGTCCGAGCCGCTCGAAACCGACGGCTACGAGCGGTCGCTCGCCGAGATGGCGGAACGCAAGCTCCTCAAGTAG
- a CDS encoding NAD(P)-dependent oxidoreductase → MSRVVVTGAAGYLGPHVVTALADRGHEVVAAVRPGRGSELDPRATVVEADILAPDFDPAVWGPTPHAVVHLAWKDGFRHNSAAHMSQLSAHFDLLTRLADRGVRRIVALGTMHEVGYWEGAIQGDTPTAPLSQYGIAKDALRRSLALALPAETSLAWARAYYIYGDDRRSQSIFRKLLDAADEGRSEFPFTTGKSLYDFIRVEELGRQLAALTDAADVSGTMNCCTGEPVSLADQVEKFIADNDLGLHLKYGAFPDRPYDSPGVWGDATVIREVMARDSAASA, encoded by the coding sequence ATGTCACGAGTCGTCGTCACGGGAGCTGCGGGCTACCTCGGTCCCCACGTCGTCACGGCGCTCGCCGACCGGGGTCACGAGGTCGTCGCGGCAGTCCGTCCGGGCCGTGGATCCGAACTCGATCCTCGGGCGACCGTCGTCGAAGCAGACATCCTCGCCCCCGATTTCGACCCGGCAGTGTGGGGTCCGACACCGCACGCCGTCGTGCACCTCGCGTGGAAGGACGGCTTTCGTCACAACTCCGCGGCGCATATGTCTCAGCTGTCCGCGCACTTCGATCTCCTGACCCGACTGGCCGATCGCGGCGTCAGACGGATCGTCGCACTCGGAACAATGCATGAGGTCGGCTATTGGGAGGGCGCGATCCAGGGAGACACCCCGACAGCCCCCCTCTCGCAGTACGGCATCGCGAAAGACGCACTCCGCCGCTCCCTCGCCCTTGCGCTCCCCGCCGAAACGTCCCTCGCTTGGGCGCGCGCGTACTACATCTACGGCGACGACCGCCGAAGTCAATCGATCTTCCGCAAGCTCCTCGACGCGGCCGATGAGGGGCGGAGCGAGTTTCCCTTCACGACCGGCAAGAGCCTCTACGACTTCATCCGCGTCGAAGAGCTCGGCCGCCAGCTCGCCGCCCTCACGGACGCGGCAGACGTCTCCGGAACCATGAACTGTTGCACGGGCGAGCCCGTTTCACTCGCAGACCAGGTCGAGAAGTTCATCGCCGACAACGACCTCGGTCTTCACCTGAAGTACGGCGCTTTCCCCGACCGCCCCTACGACTCCCCCGGCGTCTGGGGCGACGCGACCGTGATCCGTGAGGTCATGGCGCGCGACTCCGCCGCGTCCGCCTGA
- a CDS encoding ABC transporter ATP-binding protein, which produces MARPKQIGPVVVRIEDVTKHFVVRKDNTLKERVVHLGRRGRTHRQSYTAVDGVSFEIKAGTTVGLLGPNGSGKSTLLKLIGGILSPSDGKVHTRGRMAALLELGAGFHPDLSGRENVFLNASILGMTRTETEDQFASIVEFSGIGDFIDTQVKFYSSGMFVRLAFAVAVHTDPDVLLVDEVLAVGDEAFQRKCMERIARFRREGRTIILVSHSAAQVQELCDRGIVLKEGEVVFDGDTMDAISALRDVLEGRRVGELPPPEPVKPIEVTRIEVLDESGRERKKYPVGELLRLKIHVNAREAMSTWAVGFSIDTPIGQMVLASNTDRLGVELPPIPAGASSMEFVVESAHFGPGQYFVNANVSEVIDIDTHVLWQGARFTITGDHRNLGTVAASITAA; this is translated from the coding sequence ATGGCTCGCCCCAAGCAGATCGGTCCCGTCGTCGTCCGTATCGAGGACGTCACGAAGCACTTCGTCGTTCGGAAGGACAACACCCTCAAAGAGCGCGTCGTGCATTTGGGTCGCAGAGGTCGAACTCATCGCCAGTCCTACACCGCGGTCGACGGTGTCTCCTTTGAGATCAAGGCCGGGACAACGGTTGGCCTGCTCGGTCCGAACGGATCCGGCAAGAGCACACTCCTCAAGCTGATCGGTGGCATCCTGTCGCCGTCGGATGGCAAGGTACATACGCGTGGACGGATGGCGGCACTTCTCGAACTCGGAGCGGGCTTCCACCCCGATCTCAGCGGACGCGAGAACGTCTTCCTCAACGCGTCGATCCTGGGCATGACACGCACCGAGACAGAGGATCAGTTCGCGTCCATCGTGGAGTTCAGCGGCATCGGCGACTTCATTGACACGCAGGTCAAGTTCTACTCGTCAGGCATGTTCGTGCGTCTCGCGTTCGCCGTGGCCGTGCATACGGATCCCGATGTGCTGTTGGTCGACGAGGTCCTCGCCGTAGGTGATGAGGCTTTCCAGCGCAAATGTATGGAACGCATTGCGCGATTCCGGCGCGAGGGGCGCACGATCATCCTCGTCTCGCATTCCGCCGCTCAGGTACAGGAACTCTGCGATCGGGGCATCGTTTTGAAGGAGGGAGAGGTCGTGTTCGATGGTGACACCATGGATGCGATCTCGGCTCTGCGCGACGTTCTGGAAGGGCGTCGTGTCGGGGAGTTGCCTCCGCCGGAGCCCGTGAAGCCCATCGAGGTCACCCGCATCGAGGTTCTCGACGAGTCGGGACGTGAGCGCAAGAAGTACCCCGTGGGCGAGCTCCTTCGACTCAAGATCCACGTGAACGCACGCGAGGCCATGTCCACGTGGGCGGTCGGCTTCAGCATCGACACGCCGATCGGTCAGATGGTGCTCGCCTCGAACACCGATCGCCTCGGAGTGGAGCTCCCTCCCATACCTGCGGGCGCCTCCTCGATGGAGTTCGTCGTCGAGAGCGCGCACTTCGGACCGGGTCAGTATTTCGTGAATGCGAATGTGTCGGAGGTCATCGACATCGACACTCATGTCCTCTGGCAGGGTGCGCGCTTCACCATCACGGGCGATCATCGCAACCTCGGTACGGTAGCGGCCAGCATCACGGCAGCGTGA
- a CDS encoding rhamnan synthesis F family protein — translation MSFLHIEQRAEVADPIPFPQDGRRVVFYLLHDTRGDVDDYIVYKLSQLRPFAEHIFVVVNGQLTDAGHARLESVADTVWVRENIGFDVWGYKEAMAEFGADRLAEYDELILMNYTWFGPVRSFAPLFERMDAERVHFWGMTDYPGEKPNPYTRTGEMHRHIQSHWIAVRRAMFTSPHFRDYWDTMPMITTYVDSILNHETRFTHHFEELGFIDGVAYSWEDYPSRHPALFNADLLIDDGCPALKRRAFFHYPPYLDQHAVIGRWTIEKAAGYGYPVEMMFQNLAKNSPPKSLYADASMMEVLPDVDVSYDASKPLRMAAVVHIFYDDMTDELMDRLIMLPDTFDLYITTTDQTKADAIRHVLDRRADEKVGHSEIRVLPSNRGRDLSAFFIACRDVLEVGRYDLIVKIHSKKTVQDSFNHGRYFKYQQLDNVLHSPGYAANAVALFQKERGLGLAFPPMIHIGYPTMGRGWYANKVPAEKLAEELGIKVPFDEISPLAPYGCFWFARPEALKVLTDREWKYEEYAAPNKHMDGSLAHVQERLIAYAAAESGYHTRTISTTEHTAISHAALDFKLDQMGATMPGYPIDQIQFLHRAGWLGHGGIVALTRVYLKLNHPKLAAALRPLDRPARMTHAWIWRLRHYREIKRYREEVEGDLTEGELRPAE, via the coding sequence GTGAGCTTTTTGCATATCGAACAGCGCGCCGAGGTGGCGGATCCGATTCCCTTCCCGCAGGACGGGCGGCGGGTCGTCTTCTATCTCCTGCACGACACCCGCGGGGATGTCGACGACTACATCGTTTACAAGCTGTCCCAACTCCGGCCCTTCGCAGAACACATCTTCGTCGTCGTCAACGGGCAGCTCACCGATGCGGGCCACGCCCGACTGGAGTCCGTCGCCGACACGGTGTGGGTGCGAGAGAACATCGGGTTCGACGTGTGGGGCTACAAAGAAGCCATGGCGGAGTTCGGCGCGGATCGCCTCGCCGAGTACGACGAACTCATCCTGATGAACTACACGTGGTTCGGGCCTGTGCGCTCTTTCGCGCCGTTGTTCGAGCGCATGGACGCCGAACGTGTGCACTTCTGGGGAATGACGGACTATCCCGGCGAGAAGCCGAACCCGTATACCCGGACGGGGGAGATGCACCGGCACATCCAGTCGCATTGGATCGCCGTCCGCCGGGCGATGTTCACCAGTCCTCACTTTCGCGATTACTGGGACACGATGCCCATGATCACGACCTACGTCGACTCGATCCTCAATCACGAGACGCGATTCACCCACCACTTCGAGGAACTCGGGTTCATCGACGGTGTCGCCTACTCGTGGGAGGACTACCCGTCGCGGCACCCTGCGCTCTTCAACGCCGATCTGCTGATCGATGACGGCTGCCCCGCGCTCAAACGTCGCGCGTTCTTCCATTACCCGCCATACCTCGATCAGCATGCCGTCATCGGTCGCTGGACGATCGAGAAGGCGGCGGGGTACGGGTACCCCGTCGAGATGATGTTCCAGAATCTCGCGAAGAACTCGCCTCCCAAGTCGCTGTACGCCGATGCCTCGATGATGGAAGTGTTGCCAGACGTCGACGTGTCATACGACGCGTCGAAACCCCTGCGTATGGCGGCGGTCGTGCACATCTTCTACGACGACATGACGGACGAGCTGATGGATCGGCTCATCATGCTGCCGGACACCTTCGACCTCTACATCACGACGACGGATCAGACGAAGGCGGACGCGATCCGCCACGTGCTCGACCGGCGGGCCGATGAAAAAGTGGGACACTCCGAGATCCGCGTCCTCCCGTCCAATCGCGGTCGTGATCTCTCGGCCTTCTTCATCGCGTGCCGGGACGTCCTCGAGGTCGGGCGGTACGACCTCATCGTCAAGATCCACTCCAAGAAGACCGTGCAGGACTCCTTCAACCACGGTCGCTACTTCAAGTACCAGCAGCTCGACAACGTGTTGCACTCGCCGGGATATGCGGCCAACGCCGTGGCGCTCTTCCAGAAGGAGCGCGGTCTGGGACTGGCCTTCCCGCCGATGATCCACATCGGCTACCCGACGATGGGCCGAGGGTGGTACGCGAACAAGGTGCCCGCGGAGAAGCTCGCGGAGGAACTCGGAATCAAGGTGCCCTTCGACGAGATCTCGCCGTTGGCCCCCTACGGTTGCTTCTGGTTCGCGCGACCGGAGGCGCTCAAGGTCCTCACGGATCGAGAGTGGAAGTACGAAGAGTACGCCGCGCCGAACAAGCACATGGACGGCAGCCTTGCGCACGTGCAAGAGCGGCTCATCGCCTATGCAGCCGCCGAGAGCGGCTACCACACCCGCACCATCTCCACGACAGAGCACACGGCGATCAGTCACGCGGCGCTGGACTTCAAACTCGACCAGATGGGCGCCACGATGCCGGGCTACCCCATAGATCAGATCCAGTTCCTCCACCGCGCGGGCTGGCTGGGGCACGGGGGGATCGTCGCACTGACCCGGGTCTACCTCAAGCTCAATCACCCGAAACTGGCGGCAGCACTGCGGCCCCTCGATCGACCTGCACGTATGACACACGCGTGGATCTGGCGACTTCGTCACTACAGAGAGATCAAGAGATACCGCGAGGAGGTTGAAGGTGACCTCACTGAAGGCGAGCTTCGACCCGCGGAGTAA
- a CDS encoding acyltransferase yields MTSLKASFDPRSNSIGFLRWLMAFMVIFSHAGPLAGFYGGHDLGTQWSTEQSLGGVAVAGFFFLSGFLITKSKMGRSSTPRYFWRRIMRIFPAWFLVLIVTAYVLAPIAWMRENGTMDGFWNAAIESPLTYFSNNMWLPLMQHNIAEMGTSLPFYTIHGGFEWNGSAWTLAFEFGCYILVAILGIIGALSNRLIGGIIATGIILLAMMQWLGMGNIASLTPAFGDYRVLLLYAPFAFGILFALFGEKIPIDNRLAIACVLIAGWTYAKGGWLVVGQYAFCYLLIWFAIKVQFLKNWDKHGDFSYGIYIIAWPLMQFGAYFGLQNAGWLVYHLVIVAGCHIYAYLSWHLIERPALQLKDWTPKWLQSLLARTQKPRHAALDWLDPARASAKAARSADAGAVAAMPLLADGVTTTPPAVGGPDLAITRPRDGGA; encoded by the coding sequence GTGACCTCACTGAAGGCGAGCTTCGACCCGCGGAGTAACAGCATCGGCTTCCTGCGCTGGCTCATGGCCTTCATGGTCATCTTCTCCCACGCAGGCCCGCTCGCCGGCTTCTACGGAGGTCACGACCTCGGGACGCAGTGGAGCACGGAGCAGTCGCTCGGCGGGGTGGCGGTCGCGGGGTTCTTCTTCCTCTCCGGCTTCCTGATCACGAAGAGCAAGATGGGTCGATCATCGACCCCCCGCTATTTCTGGCGTCGGATCATGCGCATCTTCCCGGCATGGTTCCTCGTCCTGATCGTCACAGCCTACGTTCTCGCGCCGATCGCGTGGATGCGCGAGAACGGGACGATGGACGGGTTCTGGAACGCCGCGATCGAATCGCCGCTGACCTACTTCTCAAACAACATGTGGCTTCCCCTCATGCAGCACAACATCGCGGAGATGGGGACGAGCCTTCCCTTCTACACGATCCACGGCGGGTTCGAGTGGAACGGGTCTGCGTGGACTCTCGCGTTCGAGTTCGGCTGCTACATCCTCGTGGCGATCCTCGGGATCATCGGGGCCCTCTCCAACCGACTCATCGGCGGAATCATCGCGACCGGGATCATTCTGCTCGCGATGATGCAGTGGCTGGGCATGGGCAACATCGCGTCCCTCACTCCTGCGTTCGGCGACTATCGCGTCTTGCTCCTCTACGCGCCGTTCGCCTTCGGCATCCTGTTCGCTCTCTTCGGCGAGAAGATCCCCATCGACAACAGACTCGCGATCGCGTGCGTCCTCATCGCGGGATGGACCTACGCAAAGGGCGGCTGGCTTGTCGTCGGCCAGTACGCCTTCTGCTACCTGCTCATCTGGTTCGCCATCAAGGTCCAGTTCCTCAAGAACTGGGACAAGCACGGGGACTTCTCGTACGGCATCTACATCATCGCCTGGCCTCTGATGCAGTTCGGGGCATACTTCGGGCTGCAGAACGCGGGATGGTTGGTCTATCACCTCGTCATCGTCGCGGGATGCCACATCTACGCTTACCTGAGCTGGCATCTCATCGAGCGACCTGCGCTGCAGCTCAAGGACTGGACGCCGAAGTGGCTGCAGTCGCTGCTCGCCCGCACGCAGAAACCGAGACACGCGGCGCTGGACTGGTTGGACCCGGCACGCGCGTCGGCCAAGGCCGCGCGCTCTGCTGACGCCGGCGCTGTCGCTGCGATGCCGCTTCTCGCGGACGGCGTGACGACGACGCCCCCGGCAGTGGGTGGGCCGGATCTTGCGATCACCCGTCCGCGGGACGGTGGCGCATGA
- a CDS encoding alginate O-acetyltransferase AlgX-related protein, which translates to MTATGPDIVHGAQIPSPRWWRRYRDIPLVVLAILSVAAAVIGWVTQYRLDTAASAPAAVESASRVDGAAAAACRASIAPPDGQPWIEADGSAAEVWAANADALAGPVVTGRDGWAFYNDQVEENFSQAVGRRYLTVAEVEAWHTYFVTLDSALREQGIELSIQISPSATSVYPEQLPEWTDGIVGSTPLDQFLAASADLPIVDFRADLRAAAESDAVYTPVNSHWTDWGGYVAWQTYAACHAASEPADAPLWVPEVDGVESTRVFNEYAASGIPDAEPAWTVPVYAEPFADVQVTAADGTVTMTDGVTQVDLGMLPASTRTENARSDRKALILRDSMGNALTPFWGQSFLETQQIQHRYDDWSNPPNYRALVDQHQPDVVIVQLAERHLVNAPAPGITTGY; encoded by the coding sequence ATGACCGCCACGGGCCCCGACATCGTCCACGGTGCGCAGATCCCCAGCCCGCGCTGGTGGCGCCGCTACCGAGACATCCCGCTCGTCGTCCTCGCAATCCTGTCCGTCGCCGCTGCCGTCATCGGGTGGGTCACGCAGTATCGTCTCGATACGGCCGCATCGGCGCCCGCCGCCGTGGAATCTGCGTCCCGCGTCGACGGGGCGGCCGCCGCCGCGTGCCGCGCGTCGATCGCTCCACCGGATGGGCAGCCTTGGATCGAGGCGGACGGATCCGCGGCGGAGGTATGGGCCGCGAACGCCGACGCCCTCGCCGGGCCCGTCGTGACCGGTCGTGATGGGTGGGCGTTCTACAACGACCAGGTCGAGGAGAATTTCTCGCAGGCCGTGGGCCGCCGCTACCTGACGGTCGCCGAGGTCGAGGCCTGGCACACGTACTTCGTGACGCTCGACTCGGCCCTCCGGGAGCAGGGCATCGAGCTGTCGATCCAGATCAGCCCGTCAGCGACCAGCGTGTACCCCGAGCAACTCCCGGAGTGGACCGACGGCATCGTGGGTTCGACGCCGCTCGACCAGTTCCTCGCCGCGTCCGCGGATCTGCCCATCGTGGACTTCCGCGCCGACCTTCGTGCTGCCGCAGAATCCGACGCCGTCTACACTCCCGTCAACAGCCACTGGACCGATTGGGGTGGCTATGTGGCGTGGCAGACGTACGCGGCATGCCACGCGGCCTCTGAGCCGGCCGACGCGCCGCTGTGGGTTCCCGAGGTCGACGGCGTCGAGAGCACGCGTGTCTTCAACGAGTACGCCGCGTCCGGCATCCCGGACGCGGAGCCCGCGTGGACCGTTCCCGTCTACGCCGAACCGTTCGCGGACGTGCAGGTCACGGCTGCCGATGGGACAGTGACGATGACCGACGGCGTGACGCAGGTCGATCTCGGCATGCTGCCGGCATCGACGCGCACCGAGAATGCACGGAGCGATCGGAAGGCTCTCATCCTTCGCGATTCCATGGGGAACGCGCTCACTCCGTTCTGGGGTCAGTCGTTCCTCGAGACGCAGCAGATTCAGCACCGGTACGACGACTGGTCCAACCCGCCGAACTACCGCGCGCTGGTGGACCAGCACCAGCCGGACGTCGTGATCGTCCAGCTCGCGGAGCGTCATCTCGTCAACGCGCCCGCCCCCGGAATCACGACGGGATACTGA